The following proteins are co-located in the Bacillus pumilus genome:
- a CDS encoding BrxA/BrxB family bacilliredoxin: MNIDFNLFMNDIVKQAREEIKQAGYTELTTAEEVDEALTKKGTALVMVNSVCGCAGGIARPAAGYSVHYDKRPDQLLTVFAGQDKEATARAREYFEGFPPSSPSFALLKDGKIIKMVERHEIEGHEPMEVVSKLQAAFDEHCEEI, encoded by the coding sequence ATGAATATTGATTTTAATTTATTTATGAATGATATTGTGAAACAAGCGAGAGAAGAGATCAAGCAGGCAGGGTACACGGAACTGACAACAGCTGAAGAAGTAGACGAAGCACTAACGAAAAAAGGCACGGCACTTGTGATGGTGAATTCAGTATGCGGCTGTGCTGGCGGTATTGCAAGGCCAGCTGCTGGCTATTCTGTTCATTACGATAAGCGTCCAGATCAATTGCTCACAGTGTTTGCTGGACAGGACAAAGAGGCAACGGCAAGAGCACGTGAATACTTTGAAGGCTTCCCGCCATCTTCACCATCATTTGCACTACTAAAGGATGGTAAGATCATCAAAATGGTAGAGCGTCATGAAATTGAGGGACACGAACCAATGGAAGTTGTGTCAAAACTTCAAGCCGCTTTCGATGAGCATTGCGAAGAAATATAA
- a CDS encoding amino acid ABC transporter ATP-binding protein, whose translation MIKIEKLTKSFGKNEVLKGIDTTIKEGEVVAVIGPSGSGKSTFLRCINLLEKPTSGVITIKDTEITNPKTNALKVRENIGMVFQHFHLFPHKTVLENITYAPMNVKNQSKEDSIKQAEDLLKKVGLLEKKDDFPNRLSGGQKQRVAIARALAMTPDIMLFDEPTSALDPEMVKEVLEVMKELAQSGMTLMIVTHEMGFAKEVADRVIFMDDGKIVEDANPVQFFESPSSQRAQDFLQKIL comes from the coding sequence ATGATTAAAATAGAGAAGCTCACAAAATCTTTTGGCAAAAATGAAGTATTAAAAGGAATCGACACCACCATTAAAGAAGGGGAAGTAGTCGCGGTCATTGGACCATCTGGTTCAGGAAAATCGACGTTTCTTCGCTGCATCAACTTACTTGAAAAGCCGACTTCCGGTGTCATTACGATTAAGGATACGGAGATTACAAATCCAAAAACAAATGCGCTAAAAGTACGTGAGAACATTGGAATGGTGTTTCAGCATTTCCACCTGTTCCCGCATAAAACCGTGCTGGAAAATATTACGTATGCACCAATGAACGTGAAGAATCAATCGAAGGAAGACAGTATCAAACAAGCCGAGGATCTGTTAAAAAAGGTAGGGCTTTTAGAGAAAAAAGATGATTTCCCGAACCGCTTGTCCGGTGGTCAAAAGCAGCGTGTGGCCATTGCACGTGCGCTTGCGATGACACCAGACATTATGCTGTTTGACGAACCAACTTCTGCACTTGATCCTGAAATGGTGAAGGAAGTATTAGAGGTCATGAAAGAGCTGGCTCAATCAGGAATGACGCTCATGATCGTCACACATGAAATGGGCTTTGCAAAAGAAGTGGCTGACCGCGTCATCTTTATGGATGACGGGAAAATTGTGGAGGATGCGAACCCTGTGCAATTTTTTGAATCACCGTCTTCACAGCGTGCGCAAGACTTTCTGCAAAAAATATTATAA
- a CDS encoding YegS/Rv2252/BmrU family lipid kinase has protein sequence MAQFKKAMLIYNGNAGQKNMEKTLGQTVPLLSLHIDELILKPTKQPNDAYHFCRRIDETVELLIILGGDGTVHECINGIGGLAKRPAVAILPGGTCNDFSRTLGIPQQMPKAAQMIVDGARKKVDLIKAEDRYLLNFWGIGLIADTSNNINDKEKAVLGKISYFTSALRTLQQTDPFHVRIETEEENWEEEAVIVLVMNGQFIGTNKIDLPNAAFDDGKAEILICRSTSFSALKEIFSMNREELEDFTGDLSLIQASRVHIHTKQEMDADTDGEVYMTAPTSLEVLKQHLTFIVPAE, from the coding sequence ATGGCACAATTCAAAAAAGCGATGCTTATTTATAATGGAAATGCTGGACAAAAAAACATGGAAAAAACGCTAGGTCAAACAGTGCCCCTTCTTTCTCTACATATTGATGAGCTCATCCTTAAACCGACAAAACAACCAAATGATGCGTATCATTTCTGCCGCAGGATAGATGAAACGGTTGAATTGCTGATTATATTAGGAGGGGATGGAACCGTCCATGAATGTATAAACGGAATCGGCGGTTTAGCAAAAAGACCTGCTGTAGCGATATTGCCTGGCGGGACATGCAATGATTTTTCTAGAACGCTAGGCATACCTCAACAAATGCCAAAAGCTGCTCAAATGATTGTAGATGGCGCCCGAAAAAAGGTCGACTTAATCAAAGCAGAAGATCGATACCTTTTAAACTTTTGGGGAATCGGGCTTATTGCAGATACCTCTAATAATATTAATGACAAGGAAAAAGCCGTACTCGGCAAAATCAGCTACTTCACAAGCGCTCTTCGAACCCTTCAGCAAACAGACCCTTTTCACGTACGCATTGAAACCGAAGAGGAAAACTGGGAAGAGGAAGCTGTGATCGTGCTTGTGATGAACGGACAATTTATCGGTACAAATAAAATTGATTTGCCAAATGCAGCATTTGATGATGGAAAAGCCGAAATTTTAATTTGCAGAAGTACTAGTTTCTCTGCTTTAAAAGAGATATTTTCAATGAACCGAGAAGAGCTAGAGGATTTTACAGGCGACCTGTCTCTCATACAAGCGTCCCGCGTTCATATCCATACAAAACAGGAAATGGATGCAGATACAGATGGTGAAGTATACATGACAGCCCCCACTTCCCTCGAAGTATTAAAGCAGCATTTGACCTTTATTGTTCCAGCAGAATAA
- a CDS encoding dihydrolipoamide acetyltransferase family protein → MAIEQMKMPQLGESVTEGTISKWLVSPGDQVNKYDPIAEVMTDKVNAEVPSSFTGTITKLSAEEGETLQVGEVFCEIEVEGSTQQSAKEEAAPEQSEAPEADQTKADQSQKKRYSPAVLRLADEHGIDLAAVQGTGAGGRITRKDLLQLIEGGGVKEKAAPVSAGVVQTEPPQPSKAKDAPSISSMPGDVELPVTPIRQAIAANMLRSKHEIPHAWTMMEVDVTNLVTRRNQLKDQFKAKEGFNLTFFAFFVKAVAQGLKEFPEMNSMWAGDKIVQKKAINVSIAVATDDALFVPVIKDADEKTIKGIAKEIHELASKVRKGTLKQSDMEGGTFTVNNTGSFGSIQSMGIINYPQAAILQVESIVKRPMIVSGMIAARDMVNLCLSLDHRVLDGLVCGRFLQRIKQILEGIDEQTSVY, encoded by the coding sequence GTGGCAATTGAACAAATGAAAATGCCTCAGCTAGGTGAAAGTGTAACAGAAGGAACCATTAGCAAATGGCTCGTTTCACCTGGCGATCAAGTGAATAAATACGATCCTATTGCGGAAGTGATGACGGATAAAGTGAACGCAGAGGTCCCGTCATCCTTTACAGGAACGATTACAAAGCTATCGGCTGAGGAAGGAGAAACACTTCAAGTAGGAGAAGTGTTTTGTGAAATTGAAGTAGAAGGCAGCACGCAGCAGAGTGCAAAAGAAGAAGCGGCACCTGAGCAAAGCGAAGCGCCTGAAGCGGATCAAACAAAAGCGGATCAAAGTCAAAAGAAGCGTTACTCTCCAGCAGTCCTTCGTTTAGCAGATGAGCATGGAATTGATTTAGCGGCTGTTCAAGGAACAGGAGCAGGCGGCCGAATCACAAGAAAAGATTTGCTTCAGCTCATCGAGGGTGGAGGCGTAAAAGAAAAGGCAGCACCTGTCAGTGCAGGAGTGGTCCAAACGGAGCCTCCGCAGCCGTCAAAAGCAAAAGATGCTCCTTCCATCTCTTCAATGCCTGGTGATGTCGAGCTGCCCGTCACGCCGATCCGGCAGGCGATTGCAGCAAATATGCTGAGAAGCAAACATGAAATTCCGCATGCATGGACGATGATGGAAGTTGATGTGACAAACCTTGTGACAAGAAGAAATCAGCTAAAGGATCAATTTAAAGCAAAAGAAGGCTTTAATTTGACGTTCTTTGCATTCTTTGTCAAAGCAGTGGCTCAGGGCTTAAAGGAATTCCCTGAAATGAACAGCATGTGGGCTGGAGATAAAATTGTTCAAAAGAAAGCGATCAATGTTTCGATTGCTGTCGCTACAGATGACGCTCTTTTTGTTCCAGTGATTAAGGATGCTGATGAAAAGACCATTAAGGGCATCGCCAAAGAAATTCATGAGCTTGCTTCCAAGGTAAGAAAAGGAACGCTGAAGCAAAGTGACATGGAAGGTGGCACCTTCACCGTAAACAATACGGGATCATTTGGTTCCATACAATCAATGGGAATCATTAATTACCCGCAAGCGGCCATTTTGCAAGTAGAATCGATCGTGAAGCGTCCAATGATTGTGAGTGGAATGATTGCGGCAAGAGACATGGTGAACCTTTGTCTCTCATTAGATCACAGAGTACTTGATGGTCTTGTGTGCGGCAGATTCCTTCAAAGAATTAAACAAATCCTTGAAGGCATCGACGAGCAGACATCAGTCTATTAA
- a CDS encoding amino acid ABC transporter permease has translation MDFKDVIPQMPFILEGLKVTLSIVVVSLFLGFILGILLTLCKISVFKPLIWLADFYTSIFRGTPLVLQLLIIYFGLPQLLGFQIDQYWAAVAAFSLNSAAYVSEIIRAGINAIDKGQKEAAVALGIPYAKMMKDLLLPQAFKNISPALVNETITLTKESAIVTVIGLGDVMRRAYQAGAVTYNYLEPLIFAGLIYYVIVLVLTFVGKSVERKLKSND, from the coding sequence ATGGATTTTAAAGATGTAATACCTCAAATGCCCTTTATTTTAGAAGGTCTTAAGGTCACGCTTTCTATTGTAGTGGTGTCACTTTTTCTTGGTTTTATCTTAGGAATTTTATTAACACTCTGCAAAATTAGTGTATTTAAGCCGCTCATTTGGCTTGCAGATTTTTATACGTCAATCTTCCGAGGCACACCGCTTGTGCTTCAGCTTCTGATTATCTATTTTGGTCTGCCTCAGCTACTTGGCTTTCAAATCGATCAATACTGGGCTGCTGTAGCGGCATTTTCACTCAACTCGGCGGCATACGTATCTGAAATTATTCGAGCTGGTATTAATGCCATTGATAAAGGTCAAAAAGAAGCGGCCGTTGCTTTAGGCATCCCTTATGCTAAAATGATGAAGGACTTATTGCTTCCGCAAGCATTCAAAAATATTTCACCTGCACTTGTGAACGAAACGATTACACTGACAAAAGAATCAGCGATTGTCACAGTCATTGGACTGGGCGATGTCATGAGACGAGCCTACCAAGCAGGTGCTGTCACGTATAATTATCTTGAACCGCTTATTTTTGCGGGTCTCATCTATTATGTCATCGTGCTTGTTCTCACCTTTGTCGGCAAATCGGTGGAAAGGAAGTTAAAATCTAATGATTAA
- a CDS encoding transporter substrate-binding domain-containing protein: MKKWLLLLMTAGLAAALAACGTSSNNSNASGDDKTLIMATSADYPPFESKDGDKVVGFDVDLATALAKKNGYKLEIQDMDFASLVSALKTNKADIVLAGMTPTEKRKKQVDFSDVYYNAENLVVSKKSSGMKAEKDLKDKTVGVQLGSIQQDEANGLQKKYNLTVEDRNKISDIIQEIKAGRFDAAIIEDKVAAGYLKKEKEFQAFGLNSSNEGSAIAFKKNSDLTAKFNKSLKEMKDNGELDQLIKKWFADEK, translated from the coding sequence ATGAAAAAGTGGTTATTATTACTTATGACAGCTGGTCTTGCAGCTGCCCTAGCAGCATGCGGAACTTCTTCTAATAATTCAAACGCATCAGGAGACGACAAAACACTCATCATGGCGACATCAGCAGATTATCCGCCATTTGAATCAAAAGATGGCGATAAAGTTGTCGGTTTCGATGTAGATCTTGCAACAGCACTAGCGAAAAAGAACGGCTACAAGCTAGAAATTCAAGATATGGACTTTGCAAGCCTTGTATCAGCACTTAAAACAAACAAAGCTGATATTGTCCTTGCAGGAATGACACCTACAGAAAAACGTAAAAAACAAGTTGATTTCTCTGATGTCTATTACAATGCTGAAAACTTGGTTGTATCAAAGAAATCTAGCGGAATGAAAGCAGAGAAAGATTTAAAAGACAAAACAGTCGGCGTTCAATTAGGTTCTATTCAACAGGATGAAGCAAACGGTTTGCAAAAGAAATATAACTTAACAGTGGAAGATCGTAATAAAATCTCTGATATCATTCAGGAGATCAAAGCAGGCCGCTTTGATGCAGCGATTATTGAAGATAAAGTAGCTGCTGGTTACTTAAAAAAGGAAAAAGAATTTCAAGCATTTGGATTGAATAGCTCAAACGAAGGGTCAGCCATTGCATTCAAAAAAAATAGTGACTTAACAGCGAAATTCAATAAATCTTTAAAAGAAATGAAGGATAATGGCGAACTTGATCAATTGATTAAAAAATGGTTTGCTGATGAAAAATAA
- the lpdA gene encoding dihydrolipoyl dehydrogenase, translated as MATEYDLVILGGGTGGYVAAIRASQLGLKTAVVEKSQLGGTCLHKGCIPSKALLRSAEVYQTVKRAADFGVEASGIALQFANVQKRKAEIVEKLAGGVKHLMKQGKIDVYEGLGRILGPSIFSPMPGTISVEMANGDENEMLIPKQVIIATGSRPRVLPGLEADGTHILTSDDALELQELPQSILIVGGGVIGIEWASMLNDFGVKVTVIEYADRILPTEDQDISKEMEKLLSKKGITFVTNAKVLPDTIEKQENFVKIQAEKDGDIQLFEAEKLLLSVGRVPNIEGIGLENTEIQTEKHGIVVNEHYQTKESHIYAIGDVIGGLQLAHVASHEGMIAVEHMAGKEPKPLDETLVSKCVYSHPETASVGLTEQSAKDQGYEVKIGKFPFMAIGKALVFGESDGFVKIIADQKTDDILGIHMIGPHVTDMISEAGLAKVLDATPWEVGQTIHPHPTLSEAIGEAALAVDGKAIHF; from the coding sequence ATGGCAACTGAATATGACCTCGTCATTCTTGGTGGAGGCACAGGCGGCTATGTAGCGGCCATCCGTGCCTCGCAGCTTGGATTGAAAACAGCAGTCGTAGAAAAATCACAGCTTGGAGGAACATGTCTTCATAAAGGCTGTATTCCGTCTAAAGCGCTGCTCAGAAGTGCAGAAGTTTATCAAACGGTTAAACGTGCGGCCGATTTCGGCGTGGAGGCAAGTGGTATCGCCTTACAATTTGCAAATGTGCAGAAAAGAAAAGCAGAGATTGTAGAAAAGCTAGCAGGCGGCGTTAAACACTTAATGAAGCAAGGAAAAATTGATGTATACGAAGGGCTTGGTCGTATACTTGGCCCATCTATCTTTTCGCCAATGCCAGGAACCATCTCTGTAGAAATGGCGAATGGGGATGAAAATGAAATGCTGATTCCAAAGCAGGTCATCATTGCGACAGGTTCAAGACCGCGCGTGCTGCCTGGGCTTGAAGCAGACGGAACGCACATCCTGACATCAGATGATGCACTTGAACTGCAAGAGCTGCCTCAGTCGATACTGATTGTCGGCGGCGGGGTGATCGGGATCGAGTGGGCATCCATGCTGAATGATTTTGGGGTGAAAGTCACTGTAATCGAGTATGCAGATCGCATTTTGCCAACAGAAGATCAAGACATTTCTAAAGAAATGGAAAAGCTTTTATCTAAAAAAGGTATCACCTTTGTCACAAATGCGAAGGTACTGCCAGATACAATAGAAAAGCAAGAGAATTTCGTCAAGATTCAAGCGGAAAAGGACGGAGACATTCAGTTGTTTGAAGCGGAAAAACTCCTTCTTTCAGTCGGTCGAGTACCAAATATTGAAGGTATAGGGCTCGAAAATACGGAGATCCAAACAGAAAAGCATGGCATTGTCGTGAATGAACATTATCAAACGAAGGAATCACATATTTATGCGATAGGAGATGTCATTGGCGGGCTTCAGCTGGCACATGTGGCTTCACACGAAGGCATGATTGCCGTGGAACATATGGCCGGAAAAGAACCGAAGCCGCTCGATGAAACGCTCGTGTCTAAATGTGTTTACTCTCACCCAGAAACCGCTAGTGTTGGACTCACTGAACAATCGGCAAAAGACCAAGGGTATGAAGTGAAGATTGGGAAATTCCCTTTCATGGCGATTGGAAAAGCTCTTGTGTTTGGGGAGTCTGATGGATTTGTCAAAATCATTGCCGATCAAAAAACAGATGATATCTTAGGGATTCATATGATTGGTCCTCATGTAACAGATATGATATCTGAAGCTGGATTAGCCAAAGTACTTGATGCAACGCCGTGGGAAGTGGGGCAAACAATTCACCCGCATCCAACCTTGTCAGAGGCGATTGGCGAGGCAGCACTTGCTGTTGACGGTAAGGCGATCCATTTTTAA
- a CDS encoding thiamine pyrophosphate-dependent dehydrogenase E1 component subunit alpha, translating into MSNMRHQELGLSDEQAIDIYKTMLLARKIDERMWLLNRSGKIPFVISCQGQEAQQVGAAFALNREEDYVLPYYRDMGIVLAFGMTAKDLMMSGFAKKDDPNSGGRQMPGHFGQKSNRIVTGSSPVTTQVPHAVGIALAGRLEKKNFVSFVTFGEGSSNQGDFHEGANFAAVHKLPVIFMCENNKYAISVPYDKQVACERISDRAIGYGMPGITVDGNDPLEVYAAVKEARDRAARGEGPTLIEAISYRLTAHSSDDDDSSYREKEEVLEARKKDPLIQYETYLIEGNVMTSEMKEEMTKEIMQIVNEATDEAENAAYAEAESALRYVYAE; encoded by the coding sequence ATGAGTAACATGCGTCATCAGGAATTAGGATTATCAGATGAACAAGCAATTGACATATATAAAACAATGCTGCTAGCAAGAAAAATCGATGAACGGATGTGGCTGTTAAACCGTTCTGGGAAAATTCCATTCGTGATTTCTTGTCAAGGGCAGGAAGCGCAGCAAGTCGGAGCAGCCTTTGCGCTCAATAGAGAAGAAGATTATGTATTACCTTACTATCGCGATATGGGGATTGTCCTGGCATTTGGGATGACAGCGAAAGATTTAATGATGTCTGGTTTCGCAAAAAAAGACGATCCAAACTCAGGCGGAAGACAGATGCCGGGTCATTTTGGACAAAAATCAAACCGAATTGTGACCGGATCTTCACCTGTCACAACTCAGGTTCCTCATGCGGTGGGGATCGCACTTGCTGGACGTTTAGAGAAGAAAAACTTTGTCAGCTTTGTCACGTTCGGTGAAGGCTCTTCAAACCAAGGTGATTTTCACGAAGGAGCCAACTTTGCTGCTGTGCATAAACTGCCTGTTATTTTCATGTGTGAAAACAATAAGTACGCAATTTCCGTTCCATACGACAAACAAGTGGCATGTGAACGCATTTCAGATCGTGCGATTGGATACGGAATGCCTGGCATCACCGTAGACGGAAATGATCCGCTTGAAGTATATGCAGCTGTCAAAGAAGCGAGAGATCGTGCGGCGAGAGGCGAAGGGCCAACATTGATTGAAGCTATTTCTTACCGTTTAACTGCGCATTCAAGTGATGACGATGATTCAAGCTATCGAGAAAAAGAAGAAGTGCTCGAAGCGAGAAAGAAAGATCCGCTCATCCAATATGAAACGTATTTAATCGAAGGTAACGTCATGACTTCTGAAATGAAAGAAGAGATGACAAAAGAAATCATGCAAATCGTAAACGAAGCCACTGATGAAGCGGAAAACGCAGCTTATGCTGAAGCAGAAAGCGCACTTCGTTACGTGTATGCGGAGTAA
- a CDS encoding aromatic acid exporter family protein — translation MFKIGYRTLKTALGTAIAIYIAQMLGLENYSAAGIITILCIQVTKKRSLIASGARFAACSLAILFSYLFFDLIGYHPFVIGLMLLVFIPTTVLLRMKEGIVTSSVIILHLYMSGGITLQLIWNELLLITIGVGVALIMNLYMPSVDKKLKRYSEQIEANFAKIFEEIEQYLMTGKQDWTGKEIPETHQLIKEAKALAYRDVENHVLRHENLYYHYFNMRQKQFEIIERVLPKITSISITTEHGQIIAEYVRDLREHIHPGNTAHKFLRRLVDMKEEFDALPLPQTREEFEARAALFHFLGEMEQYLVLKSYFKGMKE, via the coding sequence ATGTTTAAAATCGGCTACCGAACGCTGAAAACAGCATTAGGAACAGCTATAGCCATTTATATTGCACAAATGCTTGGCTTGGAAAATTATTCAGCTGCCGGGATTATTACGATCCTTTGCATTCAAGTGACGAAAAAAAGGTCACTGATAGCATCAGGCGCCCGGTTTGCCGCATGCAGTCTCGCCATCTTATTTTCTTATTTATTTTTCGATCTGATTGGTTATCATCCTTTCGTTATTGGTCTAATGCTGCTCGTCTTTATTCCGACAACCGTTTTGCTCAGAATGAAAGAAGGGATTGTCACAAGCTCTGTGATCATTCTTCATTTGTACATGTCCGGCGGGATTACCCTTCAGCTCATCTGGAATGAGCTGCTGCTGATCACAATTGGTGTTGGGGTAGCCCTCATTATGAACCTGTATATGCCAAGTGTCGATAAAAAGCTCAAACGATACAGTGAACAAATTGAAGCCAATTTTGCGAAAATCTTTGAAGAAATCGAGCAATACTTAATGACAGGGAAACAAGACTGGACAGGGAAAGAAATACCAGAGACACACCAATTGATCAAAGAAGCGAAAGCTCTCGCATATCGTGATGTTGAAAACCATGTGCTAAGGCATGAAAATCTGTATTATCATTATTTCAACATGAGACAAAAGCAATTTGAAATCATTGAGCGCGTACTTCCGAAAATTACGTCTATTTCCATCACAACGGAGCATGGGCAAATTATTGCAGAATACGTCAGAGACTTGCGCGAACATATTCACCCAGGTAACACGGCGCATAAGTTTTTAAGACGCTTGGTTGATATGAAAGAAGAGTTCGATGCCCTCCCGCTTCCGCAAACACGA
- a CDS encoding alpha-ketoacid dehydrogenase subunit beta, which yields MPVMSYIDAITLAMKEEMQRDPKVFVLGEDVGKKGGVFKATAGLYEQFGEARVMDTPLAESAIAGVGIGAAMYGMRPIAEMQFADFIMPAINQIISEAAKIRYRSNNDWSCPMVIRAPYGGGVHGALYHSQSVEAIFANQPGLKIVMPSTPYDVKGLLKAAVRDPDPVLFFEHKRAYRLIKGEVPEEDYTLPIGKADVKREGDDITVITYGLCVHFALQAADRLAKDGISAHILDLRTVYPLDQEAIIEAASKTGKVLLLTEDTKEGSIMSEVAAIISEHCLFDLDAPIKRLAGPDIPPMPYAPTMEKFFMVNPDKVEAEMRELAAF from the coding sequence ATGCCTGTTATGTCATATATAGACGCCATTACACTGGCGATGAAAGAAGAAATGCAGCGAGACCCGAAAGTGTTTGTGCTCGGAGAGGATGTCGGGAAAAAAGGCGGCGTATTTAAAGCGACAGCGGGTCTTTACGAGCAATTTGGAGAAGCGCGCGTGATGGATACACCACTTGCAGAATCAGCCATTGCTGGTGTAGGTATTGGGGCAGCGATGTATGGAATGCGCCCGATTGCAGAGATGCAATTTGCGGATTTCATTATGCCTGCTATCAACCAAATCATTTCTGAGGCTGCAAAAATTAGATACCGCTCAAATAATGATTGGAGCTGTCCAATGGTCATCCGTGCACCTTATGGCGGCGGTGTTCATGGGGCGCTTTATCATTCACAATCGGTCGAAGCGATTTTTGCCAATCAGCCGGGCTTAAAGATTGTGATGCCTTCTACACCTTATGATGTAAAAGGTCTTTTAAAGGCCGCAGTGCGTGATCCAGATCCTGTATTGTTCTTTGAACACAAACGTGCATACCGTCTCATTAAAGGAGAAGTGCCTGAAGAAGATTATACACTTCCTATTGGAAAAGCAGATGTGAAACGTGAAGGCGATGATATCACGGTCATTACATATGGCCTATGTGTTCATTTTGCGCTGCAAGCAGCAGACCGCCTTGCAAAAGACGGAATTTCCGCTCATATTCTCGATTTGCGAACAGTATACCCGCTTGATCAGGAAGCGATTATTGAAGCGGCATCAAAAACGGGCAAAGTTCTTCTTTTAACGGAAGATACAAAAGAGGGAAGCATTATGAGTGAGGTTGCGGCGATCATTTCGGAGCATTGCTTGTTTGATTTAGATGCACCTATTAAACGTCTAGCAGGACCTGATATCCCGCCAATGCCATATGCCCCGACAATGGAGAAATTCTTCATGGTCAATCCGGATAAGGTAGAAGCTGAAATGAGAGAGCTAGCAGCGTTTTAA
- a CDS encoding YesK family protein, giving the protein MSGLDFFAFLTIGLMFITAIAFTFLRYISKSRNHPERLLLIISIVSIIQIAYCLLLVGGFKGAANSFLGFSLLLGTLLGYALEYLYRRYIKKTPESK; this is encoded by the coding sequence ATGTCCGGACTAGATTTTTTTGCTTTTTTAACGATTGGCCTCATGTTTATTACAGCGATTGCGTTCACTTTTCTTCGGTATATTTCCAAATCACGGAATCATCCTGAAAGATTACTACTCATCATATCCATTGTTTCGATCATTCAAATTGCGTACTGCTTGCTACTTGTAGGTGGATTTAAAGGAGCAGCAAATAGCTTTTTAGGGTTTTCACTTCTTTTAGGCACACTGCTTGGGTATGCACTTGAATATTTATACAGACGCTACATTAAAAAAACGCCCGAATCTAAATGA